A genome region from Apus apus isolate bApuApu2 chromosome 2, bApuApu2.pri.cur, whole genome shotgun sequence includes the following:
- the LOC127381239 gene encoding uncharacterized protein LOC127381239 isoform X16 yields the protein METLHPWRPCTHLETLHPWRPCTLGDPAPTWRPCTLGDPAPTWRPCTLGDPAPTWRPCTLGDPAPMETLHSWRPCTHLEILHPWRPCTHGDPAPTWRPCTLGDPAPTWRPCTLGDPAPMETLHPWRPCTLGDPAPTWRPCTLGDPAPTWRPCTLGDPAPMETLHSWRPCTLGDPAPTWGPCTHGDPAPLETLHPPGDPAPLETLHPPGDPAPMETLHPWRPCTHGDPAPTWRPCTLGDPALMKTLHPPGDPAPTWRPCTLGDAAPLETLHSWRPCTLGDPAPTWRPCTLGDPALMETLHSWRPCTRMRSGLHARFPPPPRSPPPPPGTAPNKAASRLPSRSCPRGREGTRGEGSGPRAPRCPPVPPGAPRCPPVPPAPVSPARPPRTEPSRAGPNREGRSFGLGHAPPPAARSQ from the exons ATGGAGACCCTGCATCCTTGGAGACCCTGCACCCACCTGGAGACCCTGCACCCTTGGAGACCCTGCACCCTTGGAGACCCTGCACCCACCTGGAGACCCTGCACCCTTGGAGACCCTGCACCCACCTGGAGACCCTGCACCCTTGGAGACCCTGCACCCACCTGGAGACCCTGCACCCTTGGAGACCCTGCACCCATGGAgaccctgcactcatggagacCCTGCACCCACCTGGAGATCCTGCACCCTTGGAgaccctgcactcatggagacCCTGCACCCAC CTGGAGACCCTGCACCCTTGGAGACCCTGCACCCACCTGGAGACCCTGCACCCTTGGAGACCCTGCACCCATGGAGACCCTGCACCCTTGGAGACCCTGCACCCTTGGAGACCCTGCACCCACCTGGAGACCCTGCACCCTTGGAGACCCTGCACCCACCTGGAGACCCTGCACCCTTGGAGACCCTGCACCCATGGAgaccctgcactcatggagacCCTGCACCCTTGGAGACCCTGCACCCACCTGGGGACCCTGCACCCATGGAGACCCTGCACCCTTGGAGACCCTGCACCCACCTGGAGACCCTGCACCCTTGGAGACCCTGCACCCACCTGGAGACCCTGCACCCATGGAGACCCTGCACCCATGGAgaccctgcactcatggagacCCTGCAC CCACCTGGAGACCCTGCACCCTTGGAGACCCTGCACTCATGAAGACCCTGCACCCACCTGGAGACCCTGCACCCA CCTGGAGACCCTGCACCCTTGGAGACGCTGCACCCTTGGAgaccctgcactcatggagacCCTGCACCCTTGGAGACCCTGCACCCACCTGGAGACCCTGCACCCTTGGAgaccctgcactcatggagaccctgcactcatggagacCCTGCACCCGCATGAGGAGTGGGCTCCATGCGAGgttcccgccccccccccgaagccccccgccccctcccggTACCGCCCCCAATAAAGCTGCTTCTCGCCTTCCCAGCCGCTCTTGCCcccggggcagggaggggacgCGTGGGGAGGGGTCAGGGCCCCGTGCCCCCCGGTGCCCCCCGGTGCCCCCCGGTGCCCCCCGGTGCCCCCcggtgcccccagccccggtTTCACCAGCGCGGCCGCCCCGAACCGAACCGAGCCGAGCGGGGCCGAACCGGGAGGGGCGGAGCTTCGGGCTCGGCCACGCCCCCCCCCCGGCCGCTCGCAGCCAATAG
- the LOC127381239 gene encoding uncharacterized protein LOC127381239 isoform X10 codes for METLHPWRPCTHLETLHPWRPCTLGDPAPTWRPCTLGDPAPTWRPCTLGDPAPTWRPCTLGDPAPMETLHSWRPCTHLEILHPWRPCTHGDPAPTWRPCTLGDPAPMETLHPWRPCTLGDPAPTWRPCTLGDPAPTWRPCTLGDPAPMETLHSWRPCTLGDPAPTWGPCTHGDPAPLETLHPPGDPAPLETLHPPGDPAPMETLHPWRPCTHGDPAPTWRPCTLGDPALMKTLHPPGDPAPMETLHSWRPCTLGDPAPTWRPCTLGDAAPLETLHSWRPCTLGDPAPTWRPCTLGDPALMETLHSWRPCTRMRSGLHARFPPPPRSPPPPPGTAPNKAASRLPSRSCPRGREGTRGEGSGPRAPRCPPVPPGAPRCPPVPPAPVSPARPPRTEPSRAGPNREGRSFGLGHAPPPAARSQ; via the exons ATGGAGACCCTGCATCCTTGGAGACCCTGCACCCACCTGGAGACCCTGCACCCTTGGAGACCCTGCACCCTTGGAGACCCTGCACCCACCTGGAGACCCTGCACCCTTGGAGACCCTGCACCCACCTGGAGACCCTGCACCCTTGGAGACCCTGCACCCACCTGGAGACCCTGCACCCTTGGAGACCCTGCACCCATGGAgaccctgcactcatggagacCCTGCACCCACCTGGAGATCCTGCACCCTTGGAgaccctgcactcatggagacCCTGCACCCAC CTGGAGACCCTGCACCCTTGGAGACCCTGCACCCATGGAGACCCTGCACCCTTGGAGACCCTGCACCCTTGGAGACCCTGCACCCACCTGGAGACCCTGCACCCTTGGAGACCCTGCACCCACCTGGAGACCCTGCACCCTTGGAGACCCTGCACCCATGGAgaccctgcactcatggagacCCTGCACCCTTGGAGACCCTGCACCCACCTGGGGACCCTGCACCCATGGAGACCCTGCACCCTTGGAGACCCTGCACCCACCTGGAGACCCTGCACCCTTGGAGACCCTGCACCCACCTGGAGACCCTGCACCCATGGAGACCCTGCACCCATGGAgaccctgcactcatggagacCCTGCAC CCACCTGGAGACCCTGCACCCTTGGAGACCCTGCACTCATGAAGACCCTGCACCCACCTGGAGACCCTGCACCCATGGAgaccctgcactcatggagacCCTGCACCCTTGGAGACCCTGCACCCACCTGGAGACCCTGCACCCTTGGAGACGCTGCACCCTTGGAgaccctgcactcatggagacCCTGCACCCTTGGAGACCCTGCACCCACCTGGAGACCCTGCACCCTTGGAgaccctgcactcatggagaccctgcactcatggagacCCTGCACCCGCATGAGGAGTGGGCTCCATGCGAGgttcccgccccccccccgaagccccccgccccctcccggTACCGCCCCCAATAAAGCTGCTTCTCGCCTTCCCAGCCGCTCTTGCCcccggggcagggaggggacgCGTGGGGAGGGGTCAGGGCCCCGTGCCCCCCGGTGCCCCCCGGTGCCCCCCGGTGCCCCCCGGTGCCCCCcggtgcccccagccccggtTTCACCAGCGCGGCCGCCCCGAACCGAACCGAGCCGAGCGGGGCCGAACCGGGAGGGGCGGAGCTTCGGGCTCGGCCACGCCCCCCCCCCGGCCGCTCGCAGCCAATAG
- the LOC127381239 gene encoding basic proline-rich protein-like isoform X19, translated as METLHPWRPCTHLETLHPWRPCTLGDPAPTWRPCTLGDPAPTWRPCTLGDPAPTWRPCTLGDPAPMETLHSWRPCTHLEILHPWRPCTHGDPAPTWRSCTLGDPALMETLHPPGDPAPLETLHPPGDPAPLETLHPWRPCTLGDPAPLETLHPPGDPAPLETLHPPGDPAPLETLHPWRPCTHGDPAPLETLHPPGDPAPMETLHPWRPCTLGDPALMKTLHPPGDPAPMETLHSWRPCTLGDPAPTWRPCTLGDAAPLETLHSWRPCTLGDPAPTWRPCTLGDPALMETLHSWRPCTRMRSGLHARFPPPPRSPPPPPGTAPNKAASRLPSRSCPRGREGTRGEGSGPRAPRCPPVPPGAPRCPPVPPAPVSPARPPRTEPSRAGPNREGRSFGLGHAPPPAARSQ; from the exons ATGGAGACCCTGCATCCTTGGAGACCCTGCACCCACCTGGAGACCCTGCACCCTTGGAGACCCTGCACCCTTGGAGACCCTGCACCCACCTGGAGACCCTGCACCCTTGGAGACCCTGCACCCACCTGGAGACCCTGCACCCTTGGAGACCCTGCACCCACCTGGAGACCCTGCACCCTTGGAGACCCTGCACCCATGGAgaccctgcactcatggagacCCTGCACCCACCTGGAGATCCTGCACCCTTGGAgaccctgcactcatggagacCCTGCACCCACCTGGAGATCCTGCACCCTTGGAgaccctgcactcatggagacCCTGCACCCAC CTGGAGACCCTGCACCCTTGGAGACCCTGCACCCACCTGGAGACCCTGCACCCTTGGAGACCCTGCACCCATGGAGACCCTGCACCCTTGGAGACCCTGCACCCTTGGAGACCCTGCACCCACCTGGAGACCCTGCACCCTTGGAGACCCTGCACCCACCTGGAGACCCTGCACCCTTGGAGACCCTGCACCCATGGAgaccctgcactcatggagacCCTGCACCCTTGGAGACCCTGCACCCACCTGGGGACCCTGCACCCATGGAGACCCTGCACCCTTGGAGACCCTGCACCC TTGGAGACCCTGCACTCATGAAGACCCTGCACCCACCTGGAGACCCTGCACCCATGGAgaccctgcactcatggagacCCTGCACCCTTGGAGACCCTGCACCCACCTGGAGACCCTGCACCCTTGGAGACGCTGCACCCTTGGAgaccctgcactcatggagacCCTGCACCCTTGGAGACCCTGCACCCACCTGGAGACCCTGCACCCTTGGAgaccctgcactcatggagaccctgcactcatggagacCCTGCACCCGCATGAGGAGTGGGCTCCATGCGAGgttcccgccccccccccgaagccccccgccccctcccggTACCGCCCCCAATAAAGCTGCTTCTCGCCTTCCCAGCCGCTCTTGCCcccggggcagggaggggacgCGTGGGGAGGGGTCAGGGCCCCGTGCCCCCCGGTGCCCCCCGGTGCCCCCCGGTGCCCCCCGGTGCCCCCcggtgcccccagccccggtTTCACCAGCGCGGCCGCCCCGAACCGAACCGAGCCGAGCGGGGCCGAACCGGGAGGGGCGGAGCTTCGGGCTCGGCCACGCCCCCCCCCCGGCCGCTCGCAGCCAATAG
- the LOC127381239 gene encoding uncharacterized protein LOC127381239 isoform X34: METLHPWRPCTHLETLHPWRPCTLGDPAPTWRPCTLGDPAPTWRPCTLGDPAPTWRPCTLGDPAPMETLHSWRPCTHLEILHPWRPCTHGDPAPTWRPCTLGDPAPTWRPCTLGDPAPMETLHPWRPCTLGDPAPTWRPCTLGDPAPTWRPCTLGDPAPMETLHSWRPCTLGDPAPTWRPCTHGDPAPMETLHSWRPCTHLETLHPWRPCTHEDPAPTWRPCTLGDAAPLETLHSWRPCTLGDPAPTWRPCTLGDPALMETLHSWRPCTRMRSGLHARFPPPPRSPPPPPGTAPNKAASRLPSRSCPRGREGTRGEGSGPRAPRCPPVPPGAPRCPPVPPAPVSPARPPRTEPSRAGPNREGRSFGLGHAPPPAARSQ, from the exons ATGGAGACCCTGCATCCTTGGAGACCCTGCACCCACCTGGAGACCCTGCACCCTTGGAGACCCTGCACCCTTGGAGACCCTGCACCCACCTGGAGACCCTGCACCCTTGGAGACCCTGCACCCACCTGGAGACCCTGCACCCTTGGAGACCCTGCACCCACCTGGAGACCCTGCACCCTTGGAGACCCTGCACCCATGGAgaccctgcactcatggagacCCTGCACCCACCTGGAGATCCTGCACCCTTGGAgaccctgcactcatggagacCCTGCACCCAC CTGGAGACCCTGCACCCTTGGAGACCCTGCACCCACCTGGAGACCCTGCACCCTTGGAGACCCTGCACCCATGGAGACCCTGCACCCTTGGAGACCCTGCACCCTTGGAGACCCTGCACCCACCTGGAGACCCTGCACCCTTGGAGACCCTGCACCCACCTGGAGACCCTGCACCCTTGGAGACCCTGCACCCATGGAgaccctgcactcatggagacCCTGCACCCTTGGAGACCCTGCACCCAC CTGGAGACCCTGCACCCATGGAGACCCTGCACCCATGGAgaccctgcactcatggagacCCTGCAC CCACCTGGAGACCCTGCACCCTTGGAGACCCTGCACTCATGAAGACCCTGCACCCAC CTGGAGACCCTGCACCCTTGGAGACGCTGCACCCTTGGAgaccctgcactcatggagacCCTGCACCCTTGGAGACCCTGCACCCACCTGGAGACCCTGCACCCTTGGAgaccctgcactcatggagaccctgcactcatggagacCCTGCACCCGCATGAGGAGTGGGCTCCATGCGAGgttcccgccccccccccgaagccccccgccccctcccggTACCGCCCCCAATAAAGCTGCTTCTCGCCTTCCCAGCCGCTCTTGCCcccggggcagggaggggacgCGTGGGGAGGGGTCAGGGCCCCGTGCCCCCCGGTGCCCCCCGGTGCCCCCCGGTGCCCCCCGGTGCCCCCcggtgcccccagccccggtTTCACCAGCGCGGCCGCCCCGAACCGAACCGAGCCGAGCGGGGCCGAACCGGGAGGGGCGGAGCTTCGGGCTCGGCCACGCCCCCCCCCCGGCCGCTCGCAGCCAATAG
- the LOC127381239 gene encoding uncharacterized protein LOC127381239 isoform X21, whose translation METLHPWRPCTHLETLHPWRPCTLGDPAPTWRPCTLGDPAPTWRPCTLGDPAPTWRPCTLGDPAPMETLHSWRPCTHLEILHPWRPCTHGDPAPTWRPCTLGDPAPTWRPCTLGDPAPMETLHPWRPCTLGDPAPTWRPCTLGDPAPTWRPCTLGDPAPMETLHSWRPCTLGDPAPTWRPCTHGDPAPMETLHSWRPCTLGDPAPTWRPCTHGDPALMKTLHPWRPCTHLETLHPWRPCTHEDPAPTWRPCTLGDAAPLETLHSWRPCTLGDPAPTWRPCTLGDPALMETLHSWRPCTRMRSGLHARFPPPPRSPPPPPGTAPNKAASRLPSRSCPRGREGTRGEGSGPRAPRCPPVPPGAPRCPPVPPAPVSPARPPRTEPSRAGPNREGRSFGLGHAPPPAARSQ comes from the exons ATGGAGACCCTGCATCCTTGGAGACCCTGCACCCACCTGGAGACCCTGCACCCTTGGAGACCCTGCACCCTTGGAGACCCTGCACCCACCTGGAGACCCTGCACCCTTGGAGACCCTGCACCCACCTGGAGACCCTGCACCCTTGGAGACCCTGCACCCACCTGGAGACCCTGCACCCTTGGAGACCCTGCACCCATGGAgaccctgcactcatggagacCCTGCACCCACCTGGAGATCCTGCACCCTTGGAgaccctgcactcatggagacCCTGCACCCAC CTGGAGACCCTGCACCCTTGGAGACCCTGCACCCACCTGGAGACCCTGCACCCTTGGAGACCCTGCACCCATGGAGACCCTGCACCCTTGGAGACCCTGCACCCTTGGAGACCCTGCACCCACCTGGAGACCCTGCACCCTTGGAGACCCTGCACCCACCTGGAGACCCTGCACCCTTGGAGACCCTGCACCCATGGAgaccctgcactcatggagacCCTGCACCCTTGGAGACCCTGCACCCAC CTGGAGACCCTGCACCCATGGAGACCCTGCACCCATGGAgaccctgcactcatggagacCCTGCAC CCTTGGAGACCCTGCACCCACTTGGAGACCCTGCACCCATGGAGACCCTGCACTCATGAAGACCCTGCACCCATGGAGACCCTGCACCCACCTGGAGACCCTGCACCCTTGGAGACCCTGCACTCATGAAGACCCTGCACCCAC CTGGAGACCCTGCACCCTTGGAGACGCTGCACCCTTGGAgaccctgcactcatggagacCCTGCACCCTTGGAGACCCTGCACCCACCTGGAGACCCTGCACCCTTGGAgaccctgcactcatggagaccctgcactcatggagacCCTGCACCCGCATGAGGAGTGGGCTCCATGCGAGgttcccgccccccccccgaagccccccgccccctcccggTACCGCCCCCAATAAAGCTGCTTCTCGCCTTCCCAGCCGCTCTTGCCcccggggcagggaggggacgCGTGGGGAGGGGTCAGGGCCCCGTGCCCCCCGGTGCCCCCCGGTGCCCCCCGGTGCCCCCCGGTGCCCCCcggtgcccccagccccggtTTCACCAGCGCGGCCGCCCCGAACCGAACCGAGCCGAGCGGGGCCGAACCGGGAGGGGCGGAGCTTCGGGCTCGGCCACGCCCCCCCCCCGGCCGCTCGCAGCCAATAG
- the LOC127381239 gene encoding basic proline-rich protein-like isoform X11, with product METLHPWRPCTHLETLHPWRPCTLGDPAPTWRPCTLGDPAPTWRPCTLGDPAPTWRPCTLGDPAPMETLHSWRPCTHLEILHPWRPCTHGDPAPTWRSCTLGDPALMETLHPPGDPAPLETLHPPGDPAPLETLHPWRPCTLGDPAPLETLHPPGDPAPLETLHPPGDPAPLETLHPWRPCTHGDPAPLETLHPPGDPAPMETLHPWRPCTHGDPAPTWRPCTLGDPALMKTLHPPGDPAPMETLHSWRPCTLGDPAPTWRPCTLGDAAPLETLHSWRPCTLGDPAPTWRPCTLGDPALMETLHSWRPCTRMRSGLHARFPPPPRSPPPPPGTAPNKAASRLPSRSCPRGREGTRGEGSGPRAPRCPPVPPGAPRCPPVPPAPVSPARPPRTEPSRAGPNREGRSFGLGHAPPPAARSQ from the exons ATGGAGACCCTGCATCCTTGGAGACCCTGCACCCACCTGGAGACCCTGCACCCTTGGAGACCCTGCACCCTTGGAGACCCTGCACCCACCTGGAGACCCTGCACCCTTGGAGACCCTGCACCCACCTGGAGACCCTGCACCCTTGGAGACCCTGCACCCACCTGGAGACCCTGCACCCTTGGAGACCCTGCACCCATGGAgaccctgcactcatggagacCCTGCACCCACCTGGAGATCCTGCACCCTTGGAgaccctgcactcatggagacCCTGCACCCACCTGGAGATCCTGCACCCTTGGAgaccctgcactcatggagacCCTGCACCCAC CTGGAGACCCTGCACCCTTGGAGACCCTGCACCCACCTGGAGACCCTGCACCCTTGGAGACCCTGCACCCATGGAGACCCTGCACCCTTGGAGACCCTGCACCCTTGGAGACCCTGCACCCACCTGGAGACCCTGCACCCTTGGAGACCCTGCACCCACCTGGAGACCCTGCACCCTTGGAGACCCTGCACCCATGGAgaccctgcactcatggagacCCTGCACCCTTGGAGACCCTGCACCCAC CTGGAGACCCTGCACCCATGGAGACCCTGCACCCATGGAgaccctgcactcatggagacCCTGCAC CCACCTGGAGACCCTGCACCCTTGGAGACCCTGCACTCATGAAGACCCTGCACCCACCTGGAGACCCTGCACCCATGGAgaccctgcactcatggagacCCTGCACCCTTGGAGACCCTGCACCCACCTGGAGACCCTGCACCCTTGGAGACGCTGCACCCTTGGAgaccctgcactcatggagacCCTGCACCCTTGGAGACCCTGCACCCACCTGGAGACCCTGCACCCTTGGAgaccctgcactcatggagaccctgcactcatggagacCCTGCACCCGCATGAGGAGTGGGCTCCATGCGAGgttcccgccccccccccgaagccccccgccccctcccggTACCGCCCCCAATAAAGCTGCTTCTCGCCTTCCCAGCCGCTCTTGCCcccggggcagggaggggacgCGTGGGGAGGGGTCAGGGCCCCGTGCCCCCCGGTGCCCCCCGGTGCCCCCCGGTGCCCCCCGGTGCCCCCcggtgcccccagccccggtTTCACCAGCGCGGCCGCCCCGAACCGAACCGAGCCGAGCGGGGCCGAACCGGGAGGGGCGGAGCTTCGGGCTCGGCCACGCCCCCCCCCCGGCCGCTCGCAGCCAATAG
- the LOC127381239 gene encoding splicing factor 3A subunit 2-like isoform X23 — protein METLHPWRPCTHLETLHPWRPCTLGDPAPTWRPCTLGDPAPTWRPCTLGDPAPTWRPCTLGDPAPMETLHSWRPCTHLETLHPWRPCTHLETLHPWRPCTHGDPAPLETLHPWRPCTHLETLHPWRPCTHLETLHPWRPCTHGDPALMETLHPWRPCTHLETLHPWRPCTHGDPALMETLHPWRPCTHLETLHPWRPCTHEDPAPMETLHPPGDPAPMETLHSWRPCTLGDPAPTWRPCTLGDAAPLETLHSWRPCTLGDPAPTWRPCTLGDPALMETLHSWRPCTRMRSGLHARFPPPPRSPPPPPGTAPNKAASRLPSRSCPRGREGTRGEGSGPRAPRCPPVPPGAPRCPPVPPAPVSPARPPRTEPSRAGPNREGRSFGLGHAPPPAARSQ, from the exons ATGGAGACCCTGCATCCTTGGAGACCCTGCACCCACCTGGAGACCCTGCACCCTTGGAGACCCTGCACCCTTGGAGACCCTGCACCCACCTGGAGACCCTGCACCCTTGGAGACCCTGCACCCACCTGGAGACCCTGCACCCTTGGAGACCCTGCACCCACCTGGAGACCCTGCACCCTTGGAGACCCTGCACCCATGGAgaccctgcactcatggagacCCTGCACCCAC CTGGAGACCCTGCACCCTTGGAGACCCTGCACCCACCTGGAGACCCTGCACCCTTGGAGACCCTGCACCCATGGAGACCCTGCACCCTTGGAGACCCTGCACCCTTGGAGACCCTGCACCCACCTGGAGACCCTGCACCCTTGGAGACCCTGCACCCACCTGGAGACCCTGCACCCTTGGAGACCCTGCACCCATGGAgaccctgcactcatggagacCCTGCACCCTTGGAGACCCTGCACCCAC CTGGAGACCCTGCACCCATGGAGACCCTGCACCCATGGAgaccctgcactcatggagacCCTGCAC CCTTGGAGACCCTGCACCCACTTGGAGACCCTGCACCCATGGAGACCCTGCACTCATGAAGACCCTGCACCCATGGAGACCCTGCACCCAC CTGGAGACCCTGCACCCATGGAgaccctgcactcatggagacCCTGCACCCTTGGAGACCCTGCACCCACCTGGAGACCCTGCACCCTTGGAGACGCTGCACCCTTGGAgaccctgcactcatggagacCCTGCACCCTTGGAGACCCTGCACCCACCTGGAGACCCTGCACCCTTGGAgaccctgcactcatggagaccctgcactcatggagacCCTGCACCCGCATGAGGAGTGGGCTCCATGCGAGgttcccgccccccccccgaagccccccgccccctcccggTACCGCCCCCAATAAAGCTGCTTCTCGCCTTCCCAGCCGCTCTTGCCcccggggcagggaggggacgCGTGGGGAGGGGTCAGGGCCCCGTGCCCCCCGGTGCCCCCCGGTGCCCCCCGGTGCCCCCCGGTGCCCCCcggtgcccccagccccggtTTCACCAGCGCGGCCGCCCCGAACCGAACCGAGCCGAGCGGGGCCGAACCGGGAGGGGCGGAGCTTCGGGCTCGGCCACGCCCCCCCCCCGGCCGCTCGCAGCCAATAG
- the LOC127381239 gene encoding uncharacterized protein LOC127381239 isoform X31, translated as METLHPWRPCTHLETLHPWRPCTLGDPAPTWRPCTLGDPAPTWRPCTLGDPAPTWRPCTLGDPAPMETLHSWRPCTHLEILHPWRPCTHGDPAPTWRPCTLGDPAPTWRPCTLGDPAPMETLHPWRPCTLGDPAPTWRPCTLGDPAPTWRPCTLGDPAPMETLHSWRPCTLGDPAPTWGPCTHGDPAPLETLHPPGDPAPLETLHPPGDPAPMETLHPWRPCTHGDPAPLETLHSWRPCTLGDPAPTWRPCTLGDPALMETLHSWRPCTRMRSGLHARFPPPPRSPPPPPGTAPNKAASRLPSRSCPRGREGTRGEGSGPRAPRCPPVPPGAPRCPPVPPAPVSPARPPRTEPSRAGPNREGRSFGLGHAPPPAARSQ; from the exons ATGGAGACCCTGCATCCTTGGAGACCCTGCACCCACCTGGAGACCCTGCACCCTTGGAGACCCTGCACCCTTGGAGACCCTGCACCCACCTGGAGACCCTGCACCCTTGGAGACCCTGCACCCACCTGGAGACCCTGCACCCTTGGAGACCCTGCACCCACCTGGAGACCCTGCACCCTTGGAGACCCTGCACCCATGGAgaccctgcactcatggagacCCTGCACCCACCTGGAGATCCTGCACCCTTGGAgaccctgcactcatggagacCCTGCACCCAC CTGGAGACCCTGCACCCTTGGAGACCCTGCACCCACCTGGAGACCCTGCACCCTTGGAGACCCTGCACCCATGGAGACCCTGCACCCTTGGAGACCCTGCACCCTTGGAGACCCTGCACCCACCTGGAGACCCTGCACCCTTGGAGACCCTGCACCCACCTGGAGACCCTGCACCCTTGGAGACCCTGCACCCATGGAgaccctgcactcatggagacCCTGCACCCTTGGAGACCCTGCACCCACCTGGGGACCCTGCACCCATGGAGACCCTGCACCCTTGGAGACCCTGCACCCACCTGGAGACCCTGCACCCTTGGAGACCCTGCACCCACCTGGAGACCCTGCACCCATGGAGACCCTGCACCCATGGAgaccctgcactcatggagacCCTGCAC CCTTGGAgaccctgcactcatggagacCCTGCACCCTTGGAGACCCTGCACCCACCTGGAGACCCTGCACCCTTGGAgaccctgcactcatggagaccctgcactcatggagacCCTGCACCCGCATGAGGAGTGGGCTCCATGCGAGgttcccgccccccccccgaagccccccgccccctcccggTACCGCCCCCAATAAAGCTGCTTCTCGCCTTCCCAGCCGCTCTTGCCcccggggcagggaggggacgCGTGGGGAGGGGTCAGGGCCCCGTGCCCCCCGGTGCCCCCCGGTGCCCCCCGGTGCCCCCCGGTGCCCCCcggtgcccccagccccggtTTCACCAGCGCGGCCGCCCCGAACCGAACCGAGCCGAGCGGGGCCGAACCGGGAGGGGCGGAGCTTCGGGCTCGGCCACGCCCCCCCCCCGGCCGCTCGCAGCCAATAG